GGCGTTCCGCGATCGCCTCGGTTCTTTAGTACGCCAGCTAAGTACACTCAGCGAAACTGTTTATTTAGTAACTGGTGGTCATGTTCTCAATCTCAGCATCCTTGGTTCGCCATTGCCAAAGAGAGGTGATCCTGGAACATTCAGGAGTCAAGATTCTTAACTTTTGATCCAAATTAATCCAAAACCTAAAATCTAAAATTGTCTTATGGCAACCAAACAAGAAGTTAGAAAATACCTTGCCTACTGGTTTCAGTTGGGTAAGAAAGTGATTACGGGCAACGGCGAGGCAAGCTTTTTGCCCCAGTCGGTGCTAAATGACGATCGCTATAGTGAAGAATTTGAAGAGTGCTGGCAAAAAATTATTTCAGCCGAATCGGGTGATTGTTACCTAGAGGGTACTCATGAAACCATTGCTGAATTGTTGACACCAGCATGGGATATGCTGCCTTGTGGTCGGTGCAGTATGCCAGTAGCCGCGCGAAACGTCGGGATGCCGGCGTTGTTATGTCCCTGTAATGATTTACCTAACTGGCCGAATACTGAATTGCCAGCACCGCGAGAGCCAATTAAAACTCAAGACCAACTCCAAACAATTCGCGATCGGCTTTTAGACAATATTGCATAAAAAAATATCCTACAGTCAACAGTCAGCAACTTCAACGACTGTCGAAAAACTCATCTACTCAATTTCTCAAAAACGGAGGTCTAAAACTCTTTCAACCAGGATAGAGTTTAGCCCGGATTTCTCACCACACCTCCTAAAGCCTGCGCTTGTGCCGGGGAGAAGTAATGAGTAAGAAGTAAGAAGTTTTTACTCATTACTCATTACTCATTACTCATTACTTCTCCTCTGCTCCATCAAACGCCTTAAGCTTGTGAGAAATGCGGGTTAGACCTCTGTACTTTTTAGTTGCAGTAGGTTCGTTGTGGCAGGGTAGAATCTAACACGAAGGGATTATCATTACCTTGGGGTGTTTTAGCGATCGCATGACTGCGTGCTACCTCACCAGCATCAATTGGATCGTCTGCTTGCCACTTACAGAGAGTATCCTTTTGTGCTTCAAAGAAGCTTGCATTTGCCAGTTCTGGGTAGACTGTGCGGAAATAGAAAATTACGCGAGCAATATCTCCTTTCTTTGCCTCCCGTGGTTCAAAGAATCCCCGTTTGAATTCACTGTATTTGTCAATATCCTGCGGATTTGGTTTGAAACTTAGTTCATCATCATCGAGATACCAAGACGTAGTTTGATTATCAGGAATATCTGCAAATGGAAAGTTGGCGCGATCGCTGTTAACTTCCACACGTGAAGCAAAGAGGTTATGCAAATCACTTTTTGCTGGGCCTTCAGCTCCCATACTCTGTGGCCAAACGTGTTCAGCATTAATTCTGCGTTGTGCAGCTTCCTCTCTGGGTTTATCTGCATTTGGGTCAATCGGAACACTATAACCAGCGTAGATGTCCGTTACTGTACCGCTTTGGTTATCTATTTTGGTGTAGAGCAAATCACGGGCACTACCATATCCGAGGCTAGCACGAGGGGAGTAAAGGCTATCTAATTTTTCCAGTAAATCATCTCCTGTGACACCAGAAAGAATTGTGCCTGGTGTAACTGCTGGTTCAGGACTGCTAACTGGGACTGATGAAATGGGAGTAGTCCCACTAATAGCTGATAGACTAAATCGAGCAATCACAGGGTCGTGATCGCTGACTACTCTAGAAATCCCTGCGTTAACGTGAACAGCATTGATCTCAGGATTTCCATTGTTAAACAAGTTTGGGGTAATCAGGATTTGGTCAATTTGTTCCTTATTTCCTCGAAAGACATAAGAGAAGCGGTCATCTTGAGGAATTTTGTTTACCAAATTTTTCAGCTGATTTCCTTCAAGGATTTTAATCGCCTGGGAGTCTGGAGTATCGTTTAGATCGCCAAGAACGACAATATTTGCATTGGGGTCAGTAGTTAAGCGATTTTCGACAAATTTGTTCACAATTGTTGCCTGCTGTATCCGTTTTGGGTCGGAAGCTGCTCCTCCGCTTTTGGACGCAAAGTGATTGTTTATCAGGGTGATAGGAATATCGTTGAAAGTAAATTCACCCACTAAAGGTTTGCGACTTTTTAAAAAAGCTGGATCGTCCGCAAAGCGTTCAAGCTTTTGTAGCTTAACTCGTTGAGGATTGAACAAAAAGCCTACCCGGATATTGCCACCTGGTTGGCCTCCATCAAGTCCGTTCTGAGGAGGAATTTCCCGATATTTATAGGCTGGGCCTCCTACAGATTGGATAGAACTGATGAGAGTGTTAGCAGTCAGAGTAGCATCAACTACAGAACTTAACTCAGCTCCATCATTGTCTTGTACTTCTTGCAAAGCAATAATGTCTGGTGCTTCAAGATTAGTAACAATCTGGTTTGCTAAAGCTGCAAACTTACCGTTTTTTACATCATCATCTACATTTCTGGCCGACCCACCATCAACCTTAGAGACGTTTTCCTTTTTAGGATCGAGGTTTTCGACGTTAAAGGTGGTAATCGTTAATTGCGTAGGACTTCCTACCAAAGATGTAACTTGTACACCATGAGCGATTCCTGAAGGAAGCCACAATGCAAGAAAAACGATAAAGCATAGCGCTTGCAAGACTTTTCGGAAAGAACTCATGAACATTCTCCTTAATTGCAAATAGAGACTTAACTCAGTTGGAGCGCCATTCCGAAGATATGAGAAGCAAAAAAGTTGAAGTTTTTTTTCAAGCCATTTGGCTAAGAAAAACAATCTATCTGTTTCAGCCCAAAATCAAGTATTGAGTGCAAGTTTATGTTTGTATTAAGAGATGTACTTCTCTCCAAAGAAGAAGTCATAACAAAATTAATAATACAGCAGTTATTTGGTATTTATCAACTTGTTATTTAGTTACTTGTGGATACTGAATTACGAGAATAACTAGTAACTAATGCCCCATACCCAATGCTCAATGCCCAAATTCCTAAGTATTTTGCTCAATAACCGTGGCACTATAGAAAATAGAGCTTCAAATTGAGCAATAGGAAGACTAAAGAACATTGTGCAGATAACATTCTTAGGGACGAGTTCCGGTGTACCCACGCGATCGCGCAATGTTTCCAGTGTCGCTCTGAGATTACCCCAGAGGGCAGAACTCTGGTTATTTGACTGTGGCGAAGGTACTCAGCATCAAATTATGCGGAGTGAACTCAAAATGAGTCAACTCTCCCGAATTTTTATCACCCACATGCACGGCGACCATATCTTTGGCTTGATGGGACTTCTTGCTACTTGCGGCTTGGCTGGTAATGTGGAACGAATTGATATCTATGGGCCACCTGGATTAAATGATTACATTCAATCCGCTTCACGTTACTCTTACACACACTTTTCTTACCCAATCAAAGTTCACGCCATCCGTCCAGGGGTAATTTATGAAGACGATGACTTCACCGTTAGCTGTGGTAATTTGCATCATCGGATTACAGCTTTCGGCTACCGCGTAGCCGAAAAAGACCGAGCCGGACGCTTTGATGTGGAAAAAGCCAAGGCGTTGCAAATTCCTCCTGGCCGGGTTTACGGTCAACTCAAGCGCGGTGAAACTGTTACTCTTGCGGACGGACGGGTGATTGATGGCACCCAATTGTGCGGCCCTACAGAAATTGGTCGAAAGATTGCCTATTGTACAGACACAATTTATTGTGATGGTGCAGTGCAATTAGCTCATGATGCAGATGTATTAATTCACGAAGCAACCTTTGCCCATCAAGATGCAGATATGGCTTTCCAACGGTTGCATTCTACAACGACAATGGCAGCGCAAACAGCTTTAGCTGCTGGGGCGCGTCGGCTGATTATGAGTCATTTCAGTCCCCGCTATGCTCCCGGAAATACCTTGGAGTTAAAGGATCTTCTCAAGGAAGCTCGTGCTATTTTTCCCCGTACTGATATGGCTCACGATTTTATGATTCATGAAGTACCCAGACGACGGGAAATAGAGTTAACCAAGGTAAGCGTTTAAATTTTGGACTTTCTTGCGGAACGCTACGCGTAGCGTCCCGTAGGGAAGGAGTACGGCTACGCTCAGTTGAACGATTTTAGATTTTAGATTTCCTATTGAACGCTTCTAATCTAAAATCTAAAATTAACCAGGTTCTATCTTAGATTTTAATAGTCTCAATCATAAGATCAAGCAAATAAACAGTAGCTTCGTTTTCCGAGTAAGTCAACTATTTAACCAACAATTTACGGTTAACTAGATGTATCAAGAATATATAAATAGTATGGTTTAAATATTTTATCAATGTGTTTTTTATATTACAAGTTATCAAAATCACTTTAATATATCTAGTAAGATTGTGAGTTTGATAGTTTTATACTCAAATGCTTAGGAAAAATAATTAATTTTTCGTCAAGATTTTTATTCCTTAAATAAAATATTTATTAAAAATTTATCCTTCTAACACTGATTCAGAATTTATATGCATGAATTGATGAACATGAAAGCGCCAGTTGGCATAATATTATGCCAAATTAGCTTGTCATTGTTGGAAGAAGAATTAAGTATGCGATCGCAGCTATTAGGTGTAAAAAAAATCATTTCATATTTATCATAAATCTTCCAAATAAATATAGTGTTTCGATATTAGAGGAGTTTAATAGTGGCTAAGACTAGTCTGAATCAAGAGCAACAGGTTACTACTTCAGCACAAGGCGCAGTTGACATCAGACAACTATCTACTATTTTGCTTCGCCGACGCTTTCTGATCTTTGGAGTTTCCTGTGTCGTTATGTCAGTTGCTAGCCTCTTGGCTATCAATGCCAAACCTACTTACCAGAGCAATATGCAGATATTGGTGAATTCCAATTTATCTGAAGGGGCACAGTCAAATACTCAGGTTATTGATTCAAATTCTCAAGTTGTTGATTCCACTACTCAGATGAAACTCATGCTGAGTTCTAAGTTGCTTCAGAAAGCTGTAGATTTACTCCATTCCGATTATCCCGATCTTACTTTACAAGATATCAATGGTCAAAAAGAACATAACAAAAAAGCACCTTTAGAAGTCACTCCAGAAGCAGGAGGCATAGGAGCAAATAAAGTTTTTAATCAGGCATTTAAAGTTTCTTTTCATGATGACGATCCAGTCAAAGCACAAAGAGTACTTCAAGCGCTACAGAAAGTCTATCAAAACTACAACAAACAGCAGCAAAAAGAACGTCTGAATCAGGGATTAGCTTTTGTAAATACTCGTTTACCTGAGATAAAAAAAGAGGTAAGTAAAGCTGAGAAAAACTTAGAACAGTTTCGCAAAAAGCATAAATTACTCGATCCAGAAGTCCAAAGTAAAATTCTGCTAGAATCTCTAGCCGATATTCAACAACAATTACAAACCACTCGTGCCAACCTTCAAGATTTAAACGCTCGCTACGATAATCTAGAGCAACTAATAGCATCTTCGTCCCAGCAGAATACACTACTTTCTTCTCGTTTAAATCAGTCAAGCCGCTATCAAGCGTTATTAAGTGAAATTCAAAAGACTGAATTAGCATTGGCTAAAGAGCGGCTCCGCTATACAGATGATTATCCATCGGTACAAAAATTAAAACAGCAACGCCAAAGTCAACTTTCCCTCTTACGAGAAGAGGTGAAAACTATTACTAATACTAGTCAGGAGAAGCCTTTATTCAAAGGACAAGTGTTAGGGGTCGATCCAACGTTAGTAGATGAGTTTGTTTTAGTACAGACAAGTGTTTTAGGACTAACTGCCAATGAAAAAAATCTCGTCGAGTCAGAACAGCAACTACGCTCCGAGATAAACAAATA
This portion of the Nostoc sp. GT001 genome encodes:
- a CDS encoding ribonuclease Z, giving the protein MQITFLGTSSGVPTRSRNVSSVALRLPQRAELWLFDCGEGTQHQIMRSELKMSQLSRIFITHMHGDHIFGLMGLLATCGLAGNVERIDIYGPPGLNDYIQSASRYSYTHFSYPIKVHAIRPGVIYEDDDFTVSCGNLHHRITAFGYRVAEKDRAGRFDVEKAKALQIPPGRVYGQLKRGETVTLADGRVIDGTQLCGPTEIGRKIAYCTDTIYCDGAVQLAHDADVLIHEATFAHQDADMAFQRLHSTTTMAAQTALAAGARRLIMSHFSPRYAPGNTLELKDLLKEARAIFPRTDMAHDFMIHEVPRRREIELTKVSV
- a CDS encoding endonuclease: MSSFRKVLQALCFIVFLALWLPSGIAHGVQVTSLVGSPTQLTITTFNVENLDPKKENVSKVDGGSARNVDDDVKNGKFAALANQIVTNLEAPDIIALQEVQDNDGAELSSVVDATLTANTLISSIQSVGGPAYKYREIPPQNGLDGGQPGGNIRVGFLFNPQRVKLQKLERFADDPAFLKSRKPLVGEFTFNDIPITLINNHFASKSGGAASDPKRIQQATIVNKFVENRLTTDPNANIVVLGDLNDTPDSQAIKILEGNQLKNLVNKIPQDDRFSYVFRGNKEQIDQILITPNLFNNGNPEINAVHVNAGISRVVSDHDPVIARFSLSAISGTTPISSVPVSSPEPAVTPGTILSGVTGDDLLEKLDSLYSPRASLGYGSARDLLYTKIDNQSGTVTDIYAGYSVPIDPNADKPREEAAQRRINAEHVWPQSMGAEGPAKSDLHNLFASRVEVNSDRANFPFADIPDNQTTSWYLDDDELSFKPNPQDIDKYSEFKRGFFEPREAKKGDIARVIFYFRTVYPELANASFFEAQKDTLCKWQADDPIDAGEVARSHAIAKTPQGNDNPFVLDSTLPQRTYCN
- a CDS encoding polysaccharide biosynthesis tyrosine autokinase yields the protein MAKTSLNQEQQVTTSAQGAVDIRQLSTILLRRRFLIFGVSCVVMSVASLLAINAKPTYQSNMQILVNSNLSEGAQSNTQVIDSNSQVVDSTTQMKLMLSSKLLQKAVDLLHSDYPDLTLQDINGQKEHNKKAPLEVTPEAGGIGANKVFNQAFKVSFHDDDPVKAQRVLQALQKVYQNYNKQQQKERLNQGLAFVNTRLPEIKKEVSKAEKNLEQFRKKHKLLDPEVQSKILLESLADIQQQLQTTRANLQDLNARYDNLEQLIASSSQQNTLLSSRLNQSSRYQALLSEIQKTELALAKERLRYTDDYPSVQKLKQQRQSQLSLLREEVKTITNTSQEKPLFKGQVLGVDPTLVDEFVLVQTSVLGLTANEKNLVESEQQLRSEINKYPSLIAEYNRLLPKVETSRKNLEQLIQAQQSLGLKIAQEGYNWQVLAEPSPGIYMGNNRLLFLVGGAVIGPILGILASLIWEKFNDAIYCAGDLKKLTNLRVLGSVPKLPTCGVKKRQMGLPWNNRGSSHSSVIEASNKLPVHETLDMIYQNIQILKYPLPFKSLMFTSALPGEGKTTLVLGLVASAARMHRRVLVIDANLHNPSLHKILELSNDWGLSLLLVDETTTHFQDYIQPIHPSIDILTAGPEPEDTVKLLSSRRMKELIEVFEQNYDLVLIDAPSILGTVDARIVASFCSGIVMVERMGKVTRTELTQATEILSKLNLIGIIANEVSNSQKVLAS